A stretch of DNA from Variovorax paradoxus:
CTCAAAGAGAAGCTGCAGGACATCCTGCCCGCGCTGCTGGGCACCAGCGGCAACTTCGAGGTGGTGGTGTTCGGCCTGCTGATGCTGTTCGTGCTGCAGCGCTTTGCCGACGGCCTGTGGCCCACGCTGGCGCGGCTGGTGAGCCGATGGGTGCGGCCGGTGGCCAAGGCCCCCGCGGCCGGTTCGTCAACGGCCCCGGCGGCGCAGCTCGCGCAGCGCGTGCTGCCTGCGGCGGGCACGATGCTGCTGCAGGCCGACGCGGTCAGCAAGCGCTTCGGCGGCCTCATCGCCAACAACGACATCTCGATGACGCTGAAGGCCGGCGAGATCCACGCGCTGATCGGCCCGAACGGCGCGGGCAAGAGCACCTTCTTCAACATGATCTCGGGCGTGGACGACCCCAGCGCGGGCCAGGTTCGGCTCGAAGGTGATGCCATGTCGGGCCGCCCCTCGCGCGCCTTCGCGGCGCGCGGCCTGGGCCGCACCTTCCAGCACGTGCGCCTGCTGGGCCAGCGCAGCGTGGTCGAAAACGTGGCACTCGGTGCGCACCTGCGCGCCAAGCGCGGCTGGCTCGCGGCGATGCTGCGGCTGGACCGCGCCGAAGAAGCCGCGCTGATGGCCGAAGCCCGCAAGCAGATCGAGCGCTGCGGCCTCGGCGCGCATGCCGACACGCCGGCCGCGTCGCTCTCGCTGGGGCAGCAGCGCGTCGTCGAGATCGCACGCGCGCTCGCCGGCCAGCCCTCGGTGCTGCTGCTCGACGAACCCGCCGCCGGCCTGCGCCATCTTGAAAAGCGTGCGCTCTCCGAACTGCTGGGCCAGCTGCGCGCCGAAGGCCTGGGCATCCTCGTGGTGGAGCACGACATGGAGTTCGTGATGAACCTCGCCGACCGCATCACCGTGCTGGAGTTCGGCACCGTGATCGCCACCGGCACGCCGGCCGAAGTGCAGGCCAACCCACGCGTGCTCGAGGCCTACCTGGGCGGCGCCGACGACGAATTGCTGGAGGACGCCCGATGAGCCATCCCATTCTCCAATTGGACGACTTCTGCGTCGCCTACCGCTCGGTGGAGGCGGTGCACAGCGTGCGCCTGCACGTGAACGAAGGCGAGATCGTCACCGTGATCGGCCCCAACGGCGCCGGCAAGACCACGCTGCTGTGCGCGGCCATGGGCCTGCTGGTGTCGAGCGGCAAGCTGTCGCTCGACGGCGAGCGCATCGCGCGTCCCGGCGTCGAGACCATGGTGGCGCGCGGCGTGGCGCTGGTGCCCGAGCGGCGCGAGCTGTTCGGC
This window harbors:
- a CDS encoding ABC transporter permease subunit; the protein is MSASPTTSSTTAHAGRPLITPRTLTLVCIVALALAWGWLPDFTVAVLSNIGLYALVAAGLVMLTGVGGMTSFGQAAFVGMGAYATAWICTSPTAAGWLGGIAGSALVPWLGLLLGLVLTFALAWALGAVTLKLSGHYLPLCTIAWGLSLYFLLGNMEFLGGQTGITGVPPLVVAGISLASPRALGVVIWAVLLLALWALHNLLDSREGRAIRALKGGRLMAESMGVDTARHRIKLFVLAALLAAVSGWLYAHMQRFVNPTPFNLNIGIEMLFMAVVGGAGHLWGAVLGATLITLLKEKLQDILPALLGTSGNFEVVVFGLLMLFVLQRFADGLWPTLARLVSRWVRPVAKAPAAGSSTAPAAQLAQRVLPAAGTMLLQADAVSKRFGGLIANNDISMTLKAGEIHALIGPNGAGKSTFFNMISGVDDPSAGQVRLEGDAMSGRPSRAFAARGLGRTFQHVRLLGQRSVVENVALGAHLRAKRGWLAAMLRLDRAEEAALMAEARKQIERCGLGAHADTPAASLSLGQQRVVEIARALAGQPSVLLLDEPAAGLRHLEKRALSELLGQLRAEGLGILVVEHDMEFVMNLADRITVLEFGTVIATGTPAEVQANPRVLEAYLGGADDELLEDAR